The following coding sequences lie in one Pseudomonas svalbardensis genomic window:
- the map gene encoding type I methionyl aminopeptidase — MKANVTLNTPAEIAMSRAAGTLAAEVLAMIAPHVKAGVTTDELDQLCHDYIVNVQKAIPGNVGYHGFPKTVCTSVNQVVCHGIPSATPLKDGDIVNIDIAVIKEGWYGDTSRMYFVGEPGPDARRLAKTTYEAMCAGIRVVRPGATLGDIGHAIQTVAERDGCSVVREYCGHGIGKIYHDEPQILHYGYPGQGLKLKTGMIFTIEPMLNAGKRHVKTLADGWTVVTKDHSLSAQWEHMVAVTDDGYEVLTRWPDSVDGYPAIV; from the coding sequence ATGAAGGCCAATGTCACGCTCAATACGCCGGCAGAAATAGCCATGTCTCGTGCTGCGGGCACGCTGGCCGCCGAGGTGCTGGCCATGATTGCTCCGCATGTCAAAGCGGGGGTCACCACCGACGAACTTGATCAGCTCTGTCACGACTACATTGTCAACGTGCAGAAAGCGATTCCGGGCAATGTCGGCTATCACGGTTTCCCGAAAACCGTGTGTACATCGGTCAACCAGGTGGTCTGCCATGGCATTCCTTCGGCCACGCCACTAAAGGATGGCGACATCGTCAATATTGACATTGCCGTTATCAAGGAGGGTTGGTACGGCGACACCAGCCGCATGTACTTCGTGGGTGAGCCCGGCCCGGATGCCCGACGCCTGGCAAAGACGACCTATGAAGCGATGTGTGCCGGTATTCGCGTCGTCCGCCCCGGCGCTACCCTGGGTGACATTGGCCATGCCATTCAGACGGTGGCCGAAAGAGACGGGTGCAGCGTCGTGCGCGAATACTGCGGTCACGGCATCGGCAAGATTTATCACGATGAGCCGCAGATCCTTCACTACGGCTACCCAGGCCAGGGCCTGAAACTGAAAACCGGCATGATCTTCACCATTGAACCCATGTTGAACGCTGGCAAACGCCATGTGAAAACGCTGGCTGATGGCTGGACCGTGGTCACCAAGGACCACTCACTCTCGGCTCAGTGGGAGCATATGGTCGCAGTCACTGATGACGGCTACGAGGTTCTGACCCGTTGGCCCGATAGTGTCGATGGGTATCCCGCCATCGTATAG
- a CDS encoding tellurite resistance TerB family protein, translated as MNTSDLLEKLLRAGQGSMSQQGGGGASAQGGLGGLGGLLGGLLGGGAGSSAGGGGLGGLLGGLQGGGSTMGGSPQTRSGGGTNYAALASLGMMAFQAYQAWQRSQASAPQQAPRTVDLLSGPEVEDHSHAILRALIAAAKADGRIDDAEKQMISTEIGRHTDDPELQQWLDDEVARPLDAADVAQSATDSGMAAEMYMASVMLVDDQQDAERSYLDELAAALNIDPELQVHLEQQAKGGMA; from the coding sequence ATGAACACCAGCGATTTGCTCGAAAAGTTACTAAGGGCCGGCCAAGGCTCAATGTCGCAACAGGGTGGCGGTGGTGCGTCGGCCCAAGGCGGCCTCGGCGGTCTCGGCGGATTGCTCGGTGGCCTGTTGGGCGGTGGTGCCGGTTCAAGCGCCGGGGGCGGTGGCCTGGGTGGTTTGCTCGGTGGTCTGCAGGGCGGTGGCTCAACCATGGGCGGTTCGCCCCAGACCCGTTCGGGTGGCGGCACCAACTACGCGGCACTGGCTTCGCTCGGAATGATGGCATTCCAGGCCTATCAAGCCTGGCAACGGAGCCAGGCCTCGGCGCCGCAACAGGCACCGCGCACTGTCGACCTGTTGTCCGGCCCGGAAGTCGAGGACCACAGCCATGCGATCCTTCGTGCATTGATTGCGGCGGCGAAGGCCGATGGCCGGATTGATGACGCCGAGAAGCAGATGATCAGCACCGAAATCGGCCGCCACACGGATGACCCAGAGCTCCAGCAATGGCTGGATGACGAAGTCGCACGGCCCCTGGACGCCGCCGATGTGGCGCAGTCGGCCACGGATTCCGGAATGGCGGCGGAGATGTACATGGCCAGTGTGATGCTGGTGGACGATCAGCAAGACGCCGAACGTAGCTATCTGGATGAACTGGCTGCGGCGCTGAACATCGATCCGGAGCTGCAAGTGCATCTGGAACAACAGGCCAAAGGTGGCATGGCCTGA
- a CDS encoding metallophosphoesterase — translation MRIALLSDIHLSVNALPFPDVDADIVVLAGDISRPATAIEWAKSCPVPIVYVAGNHEFYGSDLIATYQHLNRLSEGTQIHVLERSEYLHNGVRFLGCTLWSDYRLFDSAEDRAQGIDLATKLMRDFTHIKISPDFPDLFSPAVSQLIFLQTVAWLEDCFTRDRTTPTVVVSHFAPTRLSISPLFENSPINASFVSDLEDRIKLWQPALWLHGHTHGSFDYQVGKTRVICNARGYAKNGINENPDFNGSYVIDLDI, via the coding sequence ATGCGCATCGCCTTGCTGTCAGACATCCACTTGTCCGTCAACGCGTTACCTTTTCCCGATGTGGACGCCGATATTGTCGTCCTCGCGGGAGACATCTCCCGACCGGCTACGGCCATTGAGTGGGCCAAATCGTGCCCTGTTCCGATCGTGTACGTGGCAGGGAATCACGAGTTTTATGGCAGCGACTTGATCGCTACCTACCAGCACCTGAACAGGTTGTCGGAAGGTACACAGATCCACGTATTGGAACGTTCGGAGTATCTCCACAACGGCGTGCGGTTTTTGGGTTGCACCCTGTGGTCTGACTATCGACTTTTCGATTCTGCAGAGGATCGGGCACAGGGTATTGATCTGGCTACGAAGCTCATGCGGGACTTCACCCACATAAAAATCTCGCCAGATTTTCCAGATCTGTTCAGCCCGGCAGTTTCCCAACTGATTTTTTTACAGACCGTCGCCTGGCTGGAAGACTGCTTCACCCGCGACAGAACCACTCCCACGGTAGTGGTTTCCCATTTTGCACCGACACGGTTGAGCATAAGCCCGCTGTTTGAGAATTCGCCGATTAACGCGAGTTTTGTTTCAGACCTCGAAGACCGGATCAAGCTATGGCAGCCGGCACTTTGGCTGCATGGCCATACCCATGGGAGCTTTGACTACCAGGTGGGCAAAACTCGCGTCATTTGCAACGCCCGGGGCTATGCAAAAAATGGCATTAATGAAAATCCGGATTTTAATGGCTCATACGTGATTGACCTGGATATCTGA
- a CDS encoding ParD-like family protein yields MGIVKISEAMHENLRVASDALSRSINAQAEHWMRIGMLVELHPNLDHSDICRLLIRAELAGGLDVKQLCELADFSQSAQVDAASGAKQ; encoded by the coding sequence GTGGGTATCGTAAAAATTTCAGAAGCCATGCACGAGAATCTGCGCGTCGCCAGCGATGCGTTGAGTCGCTCGATCAACGCCCAAGCCGAGCACTGGATGCGCATCGGGATGCTTGTGGAGTTACATCCCAACCTGGACCACAGCGACATCTGCCGCTTGCTGATTCGTGCCGAACTGGCTGGTGGCCTCGATGTAAAACAGCTGTGCGAACTCGCCGATTTTTCTCAAAGCGCGCAGGTTGATGCAGCATCAGGAGCCAAGCAATGA
- a CDS encoding GlxA family transcriptional regulator — translation MIERRQFSGGMKGKNLRYLNENPNEKTQMVRAGFLLLEHFSLPAFTQALDTIVTANLLRPGLFSSRTFGLTDEEVISDLGLVIRPDARFDGSKIQDLDLLVICGGYRTELKATDELISLLRAASDQGVSLAGLWNGAWFLGRAGLLDGYRCAIHPEHRPALAEISKATHVTSEPYVIDRDRLTASSPSGAFHMALDWIKGLHDKALVEGIEDILAFEESRYRRIKPTENVCVSAPLREVVKLMDANLEEPLELEQLAVYAGRSRRQLERLFKEQLGTTPQRYYMELRITEARRLLQHTELSQVDVLVACGFVSPSHFSKCYSSYFGYRPSKETRLVK, via the coding sequence TTGATCGAGCGACGCCAATTTAGCGGAGGCATGAAGGGGAAAAATCTCCGCTATCTGAATGAGAACCCCAACGAGAAAACTCAAATGGTTCGGGCAGGATTTCTGTTGCTTGAGCATTTCTCGCTGCCCGCATTCACGCAAGCACTGGATACGATTGTCACCGCGAATCTTCTACGACCCGGGTTGTTCTCTTCCCGAACGTTCGGCTTGACCGATGAGGAAGTCATCAGTGACCTGGGCCTGGTCATTCGGCCAGATGCCCGTTTCGATGGCTCAAAGATCCAGGACCTGGACCTTCTGGTCATTTGTGGCGGTTACAGGACAGAACTCAAAGCGACGGATGAACTCATCTCCCTATTGAGGGCTGCATCGGACCAAGGTGTCAGTCTGGCCGGGTTGTGGAACGGCGCATGGTTCCTGGGAAGGGCAGGCTTGCTTGACGGATATCGTTGCGCGATTCATCCCGAACATCGACCCGCACTCGCGGAAATCTCCAAGGCGACGCATGTCACCAGTGAGCCCTACGTCATCGATCGAGACCGGCTCACGGCTTCCAGTCCCTCGGGGGCATTCCACATGGCGCTGGACTGGATCAAAGGACTGCACGACAAAGCCCTCGTCGAGGGTATCGAGGACATCCTGGCTTTCGAGGAATCGCGTTATCGGCGGATAAAACCGACTGAGAATGTCTGCGTGAGTGCGCCATTACGCGAGGTGGTGAAGCTGATGGATGCCAACCTCGAAGAGCCTCTGGAGTTGGAACAGTTGGCGGTTTACGCCGGCCGTTCGCGTCGACAACTCGAGCGATTGTTCAAGGAGCAACTGGGCACAACGCCGCAACGGTATTACATGGAGTTGCGAATTACCGAAGCGCGTCGACTGCTCCAGCACACGGAGCTGTCCCAGGTGGACGTGTTGGTTGCGTGTGGCTTTGTATCGCCCAGCCACTTCAGCAAGTGCTATAGCTCGTACTTCGGATACAGGCCTTCCAAGGAAACGCGACTCGTCAAATAG
- a CDS encoding alpha/beta fold hydrolase, with protein sequence MMPKTAIVEICGKYKVYTEHYLNTAADKTIILVNGSLATTASFAQTVRYLQPRFNVVLYDQPYAGQSKQHNLHGQPIRKEDEAAILLDLIEHFGAHHVLSFSWGGAATLLALAQRPRRIEKAVINSFAARINTPMRDYLESGLNHLQACDRLNVGRLINSTIGKHLPSLFRRFNDRHVSSLDEHEYRQMHFHVNEVLTQDTHCYVACAAAIEIPLLFVNGEWDEYTSVEDARLFADHATQSRFHTIKNAGHFLDMEHPAAWHDTRQALLGFLDPASGRQGRVASDIQVNHV encoded by the coding sequence ATGATGCCGAAAACCGCCATCGTCGAGATCTGCGGGAAGTACAAGGTTTATACCGAGCACTATCTCAACACTGCCGCTGACAAGACAATCATTCTGGTCAACGGCTCACTGGCAACGACCGCATCTTTTGCCCAAACGGTGCGTTACCTGCAGCCACGATTCAATGTGGTTCTCTACGACCAGCCCTACGCCGGTCAGTCGAAGCAACACAACCTCCACGGCCAACCGATCCGAAAGGAAGACGAGGCCGCGATACTGCTGGATTTAATCGAACACTTTGGTGCGCACCACGTGCTGTCCTTTTCCTGGGGCGGTGCGGCTACCTTGCTGGCGCTTGCCCAGCGGCCGCGACGAATCGAGAAGGCGGTGATCAATTCATTCGCAGCGCGAATCAATACGCCGATGCGCGATTACCTGGAGAGCGGCCTGAACCATCTCCAGGCTTGCGACCGCCTCAATGTCGGTCGCTTGATCAACAGCACAATAGGCAAGCACCTGCCATCGCTGTTCAGACGCTTTAATGACCGCCATGTCAGCAGCCTGGACGAACACGAGTACAGGCAGATGCATTTCCACGTCAATGAGGTGCTGACCCAAGACACCCATTGCTATGTCGCCTGTGCCGCTGCCATCGAAATACCGCTGCTGTTTGTCAACGGCGAATGGGATGAGTACACCTCGGTCGAAGATGCCCGGCTGTTCGCCGATCATGCGACTCAGTCCCGGTTCCATACAATCAAGAACGCCGGGCACTTCCTCGATATGGAACATCCGGCGGCCTGGCATGACACCCGGCAGGCCTTGCTCGGTTTTCTGGACCCAGCTTCCGGGAGGCAGGGCCGTGTTGCCTCAGATATCCAGGTCAATCACGTATGA
- a CDS encoding DUF488 domain-containing protein gives MPIHIVRLGSPRAANEGLRLGTVRRPPRGVPKAEFASRDFYDVWQPLLSPSAELVAEAKAAEDAKAWEAFKRKFKTEMNHPAPSQLLDLLAALSHQTSLAIGCYCEDEAHCHRSVLRELLEERGAQLK, from the coding sequence ATGCCCATCCATATCGTGCGCCTCGGTTCACCGCGTGCTGCCAATGAAGGCCTGCGCCTGGGCACGGTACGTCGCCCGCCGCGTGGTGTGCCGAAAGCCGAGTTTGCCAGTCGGGATTTTTATGATGTGTGGCAGCCGCTGTTGTCTCCCAGTGCAGAGTTGGTCGCAGAAGCCAAAGCCGCGGAAGACGCCAAGGCGTGGGAAGCCTTCAAGCGCAAGTTCAAGACTGAAATGAACCACCCGGCGCCCAGCCAATTGCTCGATTTGTTGGCGGCGTTGTCCCATCAAACGTCACTGGCCATTGGCTGTTATTGCGAAGATGAAGCGCATTGCCATCGGTCGGTATTGCGAGAGTTGTTAGAGGAGCGTGGTGCGCAGCTCAAATAG
- a CDS encoding class I SAM-dependent methyltransferase, translating into MNQEEHLSAADLALLQLGRRLQADGYRFITPTPLTHQRVNDRVFGQSARTLREVFGWSRPFEPGLLSVDEQRQLQQAGVLEECNGRLKSRVRWSSLDDLLFVHSGYPTDAADAVFFGPDTYRFAQLIHAHLQQSFAPIRRAVDIGCGAGVGAIVIARARREAEVLAVDINPLALRMTAVNTALAEVANVSIEASDVLQDVDGHFDLIVANPPYMADPAERAYRHGGGALGAQLSLRIVEQALYRLAPGGSLVLYTGVAMIDGRDPFLDAVTPRLESPMFGWTYHELDPDVFGEELLTPGYQRVERIAVVALIVTRIGPGIGGSVTSAGAP; encoded by the coding sequence ATGAATCAGGAAGAACACCTTAGCGCCGCCGATCTGGCCTTACTGCAACTGGGGCGCCGCTTGCAGGCCGACGGTTATCGTTTCATCACACCAACGCCGCTGACCCATCAGCGGGTCAACGACCGTGTCTTCGGACAAAGCGCCCGGACCCTGCGCGAAGTATTTGGTTGGTCGCGGCCGTTTGAGCCCGGTCTGTTGTCGGTGGATGAGCAGCGGCAGTTGCAACAGGCAGGCGTCCTCGAGGAATGCAATGGTCGACTGAAAAGTCGTGTGCGCTGGTCAAGCCTCGATGACCTGTTGTTCGTGCATTCGGGTTACCCCACTGATGCCGCTGACGCGGTGTTCTTCGGTCCCGACACTTATCGTTTTGCACAACTGATTCACGCTCATCTGCAACAGAGCTTCGCGCCGATCAGGCGCGCCGTGGACATTGGTTGCGGCGCTGGCGTCGGAGCGATTGTGATTGCCCGCGCCCGCCGTGAGGCCGAAGTGCTGGCCGTCGACATCAACCCTTTGGCGTTACGCATGACGGCAGTCAATACCGCGCTCGCCGAGGTGGCTAACGTCAGCATCGAGGCCAGCGATGTGCTGCAGGACGTCGACGGCCACTTCGACTTGATCGTCGCCAATCCGCCTTACATGGCCGACCCGGCCGAGCGTGCTTACCGGCATGGCGGCGGCGCGCTTGGCGCGCAATTGTCGTTGCGCATTGTCGAGCAAGCCTTGTATCGGTTGGCCCCCGGTGGGTCCCTGGTGCTGTACACCGGCGTGGCGATGATCGATGGCCGCGACCCGTTTCTGGATGCGGTGACGCCGCGTCTGGAATCGCCGATGTTCGGCTGGACCTACCACGAACTCGACCCCGATGTGTTCGGTGAAGAACTGTTGACCCCTGGCTATCAGCGGGTGGAACGAATTGCCGTCGTCGCATTGATCGTCACGCGTATCGGTCCAGGCATCGGGGGCAGCGTTACGTCAGCCGGTGCGCCATGA
- the pcsA gene encoding phosphatidylcholine synthase, protein MISTLHIARLKAWGAHGFTATGVVTAFLATLALLENQATNCLLWLGVALIVDGLDGALARKVNVQSVLPSFDGSILDLVIDYLTYVFIPALFIYRYIPLPDYTLLLSVSLILVSSLFCFCNVNMKSKDNYFQGFPAAWNVVALCLYIIAPSPWITFLTIIGLALLTVTRMKFLHPFRVRKFMPINIAVTAIWLLCSLSLVVNHPVINPLVMGLWLLMSAYFLGICIWRTALEWFDNSRG, encoded by the coding sequence GTGATATCGACCCTACACATCGCCAGGCTCAAAGCATGGGGTGCCCATGGTTTTACCGCCACCGGCGTGGTCACTGCCTTCCTCGCGACCCTCGCCCTGCTGGAAAACCAGGCCACAAACTGCCTGCTGTGGCTGGGCGTCGCCCTGATCGTCGATGGGCTGGATGGTGCGTTGGCACGCAAGGTCAATGTCCAGTCGGTACTGCCAAGTTTCGATGGCTCGATCCTCGATCTGGTCATCGACTACCTGACGTACGTGTTTATCCCCGCGCTGTTCATTTATCGTTACATCCCCTTGCCGGACTACACGCTGCTGCTGTCCGTGTCGCTGATTCTGGTCTCGTCGCTGTTTTGCTTCTGCAACGTCAACATGAAGAGCAAGGACAACTACTTCCAGGGCTTCCCCGCCGCCTGGAACGTGGTCGCCCTGTGCCTGTACATCATCGCCCCGTCGCCGTGGATCACTTTTCTCACCATCATCGGCCTGGCGCTGTTGACCGTGACCCGGATGAAGTTCCTCCACCCGTTCCGCGTGCGCAAGTTCATGCCGATCAATATCGCGGTGACGGCCATCTGGCTGCTGTGCAGCTTGTCGCTGGTGGTCAACCATCCGGTGATCAACCCGCTGGTGATGGGGCTTTGGCTGCTGATGTCGGCTTACTTCCTGGGGATCTGCATCTGGCGCACGGCGCTGGAGTGGTTCGACAACTCGCGGGGGTAA
- a CDS encoding iron-containing redox enzyme family protein produces the protein MTALTRLESPPAHERAILTVGSIKPIYEQLLLSDDIEHQRALGKTFLKAQLAQATDLHEDMPRDLSALPTFVEQHCTDVARQYADYLQQRKDGGPRQFFTNKAHALFFLQAVAPTKLVDGAWLYGLLRHWHDPRFEGLICTYLEELGDGNPAQNHVVIYRKLLAEHGLLDNTFIPDQRYLQGAVQLALGYCSDDFLPEVIGYNLGYEQLPLHLLISAYELSELGIDPYYFTLHVTIDNASTGHAQKAVQSVLQLLPVEGDREDFLRRVALGYRLNDLGQGSRAIIESFALYGELLNMLERKRPFGQHMHSDYCRFEGKTVNQWLSSPEQLPGFLSALENKGWIKRHQDPQASRFWQLVDGDGAAMFGVFSPYEKQLLHDWIAGDWRPVRAPAAVRRGSSAATEPPVSVNDPDVQSLHATLKGLAADEQMQVLIPWLSAHRHAHPAGLMATRRFIELKSGFR, from the coding sequence ATGACTGCCCTGACACGACTTGAATCCCCGCCGGCTCACGAACGCGCGATCCTGACCGTCGGCAGCATAAAACCTATCTACGAACAGTTATTGCTGAGCGACGATATCGAACACCAGCGCGCACTCGGCAAAACCTTCCTCAAGGCTCAACTTGCGCAAGCAACGGACCTGCATGAGGACATGCCGCGAGACCTGTCGGCACTGCCAACCTTTGTCGAACAGCACTGCACCGACGTGGCACGCCAATACGCCGACTACCTGCAACAGCGCAAGGACGGCGGGCCACGGCAGTTCTTCACTAACAAGGCGCACGCGTTGTTTTTCCTGCAAGCCGTTGCCCCGACCAAACTGGTGGACGGCGCGTGGCTGTATGGGCTGCTGCGGCACTGGCATGACCCGCGTTTCGAAGGGCTGATTTGCACCTATCTGGAAGAATTGGGCGACGGCAATCCGGCGCAAAATCATGTGGTGATTTACCGCAAGCTACTCGCCGAACATGGCTTGCTGGACAACACGTTCATCCCGGACCAGCGTTACCTGCAAGGCGCGGTGCAATTGGCGCTGGGTTATTGCAGCGACGATTTTTTGCCGGAAGTGATCGGCTACAACCTCGGTTATGAACAACTGCCGCTGCACTTGCTGATCAGCGCCTATGAACTCAGCGAGCTGGGCATCGATCCGTATTACTTCACCCTGCACGTGACCATCGACAATGCCAGCACCGGCCACGCGCAAAAGGCCGTGCAATCGGTGCTGCAATTGTTGCCGGTGGAAGGCGACCGTGAAGACTTTCTGCGCAGGGTTGCGTTGGGTTATCGGCTCAACGATCTGGGGCAGGGCAGTCGCGCGATCATCGAGTCGTTCGCCCTGTACGGCGAGTTGCTGAACATGCTTGAACGCAAGCGCCCGTTTGGTCAGCACATGCATTCCGACTACTGCCGGTTTGAAGGCAAGACCGTCAATCAATGGCTGTCGTCGCCGGAGCAGTTGCCAGGCTTCCTCAGCGCCCTGGAAAACAAGGGCTGGATCAAGCGTCACCAGGACCCGCAAGCCAGCCGTTTCTGGCAATTGGTCGATGGCGACGGCGCGGCCATGTTCGGGGTGTTCAGCCCCTACGAAAAACAACTGCTGCACGACTGGATTGCCGGGGACTGGCGACCTGTGCGAGCGCCGGCCGCGGTTCGACGCGGTAGCAGTGCCGCGACCGAACCGCCAGTGTCCGTCAATGACCCGGATGTCCAAAGCCTGCACGCTACACTTAAAGGGCTTGCCGCCGACGAGCAAATGCAGGTCTTGATTCCGTGGTTGTCCGCCCATCGGCACGCCCACCCCGCTGGCCTGATGGCCACGCGACGGTTCATCGAACTCAAATCCGGTTTTCGATAG
- a CDS encoding cupin domain-containing protein: MRTVHVIEPEKTPDTVNVVGEAITILAGGDLSKPFEMHIQEGVQGGGPPPHFHPWDEAFYVIDGQVEVTVAGKSTTVSPGGYVHIPGGTVHAYKNISATAKMIGVVSDPLGGQFFAAVDQLKVPQDLPRILAIAESFGVTFLVPKNA; the protein is encoded by the coding sequence ATGCGAACGGTTCATGTCATCGAGCCCGAAAAAACCCCCGACACGGTCAATGTCGTGGGTGAGGCCATCACCATTCTCGCGGGCGGGGATCTGAGCAAACCTTTTGAAATGCATATCCAGGAAGGCGTGCAAGGCGGCGGGCCACCCCCGCACTTTCATCCTTGGGACGAAGCGTTCTACGTCATTGACGGGCAGGTGGAAGTGACGGTTGCGGGCAAATCCACCACCGTTTCGCCTGGGGGATATGTGCATATTCCTGGTGGGACTGTTCATGCCTACAAGAACATCAGCGCGACGGCGAAGATGATCGGTGTGGTGTCTGATCCGCTCGGTGGTCAGTTCTTTGCCGCGGTGGATCAGCTCAAAGTGCCGCAGGATTTGCCGCGGATACTGGCAATCGCCGAGAGCTTCGGCGTTACGTTTCTGGTGCCGAAAAACGCCTGA